A single Lactuca sativa cultivar Salinas chromosome 8, Lsat_Salinas_v11, whole genome shotgun sequence DNA region contains:
- the LOC111882802 gene encoding palmitoyl-acyl carrier protein thioesterase, chloroplastic has product MVATAATASLFPVSSPQPNGAKTSGKHGGVPDNLDVRGIKTKSVNSGSNGMQVKANAQAPTEVNGSRVRLMNGIKNDDNLTSHAPRTFINQLPDWSMLLAAITTIFLAAEKQWMMLEWKTKRPDMLADLDPFGLGRIVQDGLVFRQNFSIRSYEIGADRTASIETLMNHFQETALNHVKTAGLLGDGFGSTPEMCKKNLFWVVTKMQVMVDRYPTWGDVVQVDTWVAPSGKNGMRRDWLLRDWKTGEILTRASSNWVMMNKETRKLSKIPDEVRGEIEHYFVDAPPVVEDDNVKLPKLEEAKADYVRTGLTPRWSDLDVNQHVNNVKYIGWILESAPKEVVEKYELASMTLEYRRECRKDSELKSLTSVLGNGNGIGDSGSGHVDCQHVLQFQGGGGGEIVKGRTGWRPRYENQIKGIDVFSGGKA; this is encoded by the exons ATGGTTGCTACAGCTGCAACTGCATCACTGTTTCCTGTTTCTTCCCCACAACCTAATGGAGCCAAGACATCTGGTAAGCATGGAGGTGTACCTGATAATCTTGATGTACGTGGAATCAAGACAAAATCTGTAAATTCAGGGAGTAATGGTATGCAAGTGAAAGCTAATGCACAAGCACCTACAGAAGTAAATGGGAGCAGAGTTCGACTCATGAATGGCATCAAAAATGATGATAAtctcacatcacatgctccaagAACATTCATCAACCAGTTACCTGATTGGAGCATGCTTCTTGCTGCAATCACTACAATCTTTTTAGCTGCAGAGAAACAATGGATGATGCTAGAATGGAAGACCAAAAGGCCAGACATGCTTGCTGATCTTGATCCTTTTGGTTTAGGGAGAATTGTTCAAGATGGGCTTGTGTTTAGACAAAATTTTTCCATTAGGTCATATGAAATAGGAGCTGATCGAACTGCATCTATAGAAACACTTATGAATCATTTTCAG GAAACAGCTCTTAATCATGTAAAGACTGCAGGACTCTTGGGTGATGGATTTGGTTCAACACCAGAGATGTGTAAAAAGAATCTTTTTTGGGTTGTGACAAAGATGCAAGTGATGGTAGATCGTTATCCAACATG GGGTGATGTTGTTCAAGTGGATACTTGGGTAGCTCCATCTGGGAAAAACGGTATGCGACGTGATTGGCTGCTTCGTGATTGGAAAACAGGCGAGATTTTAACAAGAGCTTCAAG TAATTGGGTTATGATGAATAAAGAAACAAGAAAGTTATCAAAAATTCCAGATGAAGTCCGGGGTGAAATAGAGCATTATTTTGTAGATGCTCCTCCAGTTGTGGAGGACGATAACGTAAAATTACCTAAACTTGAAGAGGCCAAAGCTGACTATGTTCGCACGGGTTTGACT CCAAGGTGGAGTGATTTGGATGTCAACCAACATGTTAACAATGTGAAGTATATCGGCTGGATCCTTGAG AGTGCTCCGAAAGAAGTTGTGGAGAAATATGAGCTTGCTAGCATGACTCTGGAGTATCGAAGAGAATGTAGGAAGGATAGTGAGTTGAAGTCGCTCACTTCGGTATTGGGAAATGGGAATGGAATTGGTGATTCCGGTTCCGGCCATGTTGATTGCCAACATGTGCTCCAATTccagggtggtggtggtggtgagatTGTGAAAGGGAGGACCGGGTGGCGGCCCAGGTATGAGAATCAGATCAAGGGCATTGATGTCTTTTCTGGTGGAAAGGCATAA